From Schaalia sp. ZJ405, one genomic window encodes:
- the coaE gene encoding dephospho-CoA kinase — MATQEIGSILSRGAATAELLRPLPPAVHRGPSMVVGLTGGIGSGKSLVASRLRQRGARVVDADAISRELTAPGGEALERLASRFGSDIINEDGALDRKGLAARVFSDPQALEDINALMHPLIAQRAWTQLRATPDGVLAVYDLPLLVETNAADLFDAVIVVDAPVSLRLQRLADRGINHEDARQRMAQQATASQRRAVASIWIDNAGTIDDAHALIDAIDEQWLLTPVRPRTQAT, encoded by the coding sequence ATGGCGACACAGGAGATCGGGAGCATCCTTTCGCGGGGGGCTGCCACAGCAGAGCTATTGCGCCCCCTTCCTCCCGCGGTGCACCGCGGCCCTTCGATGGTGGTGGGGCTGACAGGTGGGATAGGTTCAGGCAAATCCCTCGTGGCATCCCGACTTCGCCAACGCGGTGCCCGGGTCGTCGATGCAGACGCCATTTCCCGTGAACTGACCGCACCGGGAGGAGAGGCCCTTGAACGGCTCGCCTCGCGCTTCGGTTCCGACATCATTAACGAGGACGGCGCTCTCGACCGCAAAGGTCTAGCGGCACGAGTCTTTTCAGACCCTCAGGCTCTTGAAGACATCAATGCACTGATGCATCCCCTGATTGCCCAGCGAGCCTGGACACAGCTGCGGGCAACACCCGACGGAGTTCTTGCGGTCTATGACTTGCCGCTTCTCGTGGAAACGAATGCTGCTGACCTTTTTGACGCCGTCATCGTTGTCGATGCCCCGGTTTCACTGCGTCTCCAACGCCTCGCCGACCGCGGCATCAATCACGAGGATGCGCGTCAACGAATGGCACAGCAGGCAACAGCGTCCCAGCGCCGCGCAGTTGCATCAATCTGGATCGACAACGCGGGCACAATCGACGACGCTCACGCACTGATCGACGCGATTGACGAACAGTGGCTCTTAACGCCAGTTCGCCCACGCACCCAAGCGACGTGA
- the uvrB gene encoding excinuclease ABC subunit UvrB, with protein MLRQENPFEVISEYTPSGDQPKAIRELAARLRDGEHDVVLLGATGTGKSATTAWLIEELQRPALVIEPNKTLAAQLAAEFRQLLPNNAVEYFVSYYDYYQPEAYIPQTDTFIEKDSSINDEVERLRHSATNNLLTRQDTVVVSSVSCIYGLGTPEEYVARMIELERGMQVDRDELLRAFVNMQYVRNDIAFTRGTFRVRGDTIEIIPVYEELAIRIEMFGDEIDSLAVLHPLTGDVISEVDHTYLFPASHYVAGEERMKRAIASIEKELDERLEWFESQGKLLEAQRLRMRTTYDLEMLKEIGSCSGIENYSRHIDGRDAGTPPHTLLDYFAEDFLLILDESHQTVPQIGAMFEGDMSRKRTLVDHGFRLPSAMDNRPLKWDEFVQRIGQTVYLSATPGDYELNRCDGVVEQIIRPTGLVDPKVIVKPTEGQIDDLFEQIRIRVEKDERVLVTTLTKKMAEDLTVYMAERGVRVEYLHSDVDTLRRVELLRELRQGAFDVLVGINLLREGLDLPEVSLVAILDADKEGFLRSTRSLIQTIGRAARNVSGEVHMYADNITDSMRVAIDETQRRRELQIAYNTEHGIDPQPLRKKISDVTDMLAREQIDTEELLAGGYRRERSAQERSKGGAPSHRVAGSAAQAQEDLEALIEELSAQMMTAAQQLQFEIAARLRDEIDDLKKELRQMRRAN; from the coding sequence ATCCTGCGCCAGGAAAATCCCTTCGAGGTGATCTCGGAGTACACACCTTCGGGTGACCAGCCCAAAGCTATTCGTGAGCTCGCGGCGCGCCTGCGCGACGGAGAGCATGATGTTGTTCTTTTGGGGGCAACGGGAACGGGAAAGTCGGCAACGACCGCGTGGCTCATCGAGGAGCTCCAACGTCCGGCCTTGGTGATCGAACCGAATAAAACATTGGCGGCACAGCTTGCTGCGGAGTTTCGTCAGCTGCTGCCCAACAACGCCGTTGAATACTTCGTGTCGTACTACGACTACTACCAGCCTGAGGCCTACATTCCTCAGACAGATACCTTCATTGAGAAAGATTCGTCGATTAATGACGAGGTCGAGCGTCTTCGTCACAGCGCAACAAACAACCTCCTGACCCGCCAAGACACGGTTGTTGTGTCCTCCGTGTCGTGTATCTACGGTCTTGGCACGCCGGAAGAATACGTGGCGCGGATGATTGAACTTGAGCGAGGAATGCAGGTTGACCGTGACGAGCTCCTGCGTGCCTTTGTCAACATGCAATACGTCCGCAACGATATTGCCTTCACCCGTGGAACCTTCCGGGTACGTGGAGACACCATTGAGATTATTCCCGTGTACGAGGAACTTGCGATCCGCATTGAGATGTTTGGGGATGAGATCGATTCCCTTGCGGTTCTTCACCCGCTGACAGGCGATGTGATTTCCGAGGTCGACCACACGTATCTTTTCCCCGCCAGTCACTACGTTGCCGGTGAGGAACGTATGAAGCGTGCAATTGCTTCCATTGAAAAGGAACTTGACGAACGCCTCGAATGGTTTGAGTCCCAGGGCAAGCTCCTCGAAGCTCAACGTCTGCGCATGCGGACAACCTACGATCTTGAAATGCTCAAAGAGATCGGGTCATGTTCAGGAATTGAGAACTATTCGCGTCACATTGATGGGCGAGACGCGGGGACTCCGCCGCATACGCTACTTGACTATTTTGCTGAGGATTTCCTCCTCATCCTCGATGAATCGCACCAGACAGTGCCTCAGATTGGAGCGATGTTCGAGGGCGATATGTCGCGTAAACGCACCCTCGTTGATCACGGATTCCGTCTGCCCTCTGCGATGGATAACCGCCCCCTCAAATGGGATGAGTTTGTTCAACGGATCGGTCAAACAGTTTATCTTTCAGCAACGCCCGGCGATTACGAGTTGAACCGTTGCGATGGGGTTGTTGAACAGATCATTCGACCAACCGGCCTCGTTGATCCCAAGGTCATCGTGAAACCCACCGAAGGGCAGATTGATGATCTTTTTGAGCAGATCCGCATCCGCGTTGAAAAGGATGAGCGCGTCCTCGTGACGACGTTGACGAAGAAAATGGCTGAGGACCTCACGGTCTACATGGCTGAGCGGGGAGTGCGTGTTGAGTACCTCCACTCTGATGTTGACACGCTCCGTCGCGTTGAATTGCTGCGTGAGCTACGCCAGGGTGCCTTTGACGTCCTCGTTGGCATCAACCTTTTGCGTGAGGGACTTGACCTTCCCGAGGTATCACTGGTTGCGATCCTCGACGCCGACAAGGAAGGATTCTTGAGATCAACCCGGTCGCTCATCCAGACGATTGGTCGAGCTGCGCGTAACGTCTCAGGTGAAGTCCACATGTACGCCGATAACATCACCGATTCGATGCGGGTGGCGATTGACGAGACGCAGCGTCGCCGTGAGCTTCAGATTGCGTACAACACGGAACATGGAATCGATCCGCAGCCTCTGCGCAAGAAAATTTCCGATGTCACCGACATGCTCGCCCGCGAACAGATCGACACGGAAGAGCTGCTTGCGGGAGGATATCGACGCGAACGCAGCGCCCAGGAACGGTCAAAGGGAGGGGCTCCCTCTCATCGCGTAGCGGGCTCGGCCGCTCAGGCTCAGGAGGATCTCGAAGCTCTCATTGAAGAACTGTCGGCCCAGATGATGACGGCAGCCCAACAGCTCCAATTCGAGATTGCGGCCCGCCTTCGCGACGAGATTGACGACTTGAAGAAGGAGCTGCGTCAGATGCGACGCGCGAACTAG
- a CDS encoding TerC family protein, producing the protein MDVHALGWIGLAAIILTMITVDIVGHVKTPHEPTMKEAAWWSVGYIAMAVVFGGIVWAIWGGTYGQEYFAGYITEKALSIDNLFVFVIMMSSFRVPRKYQQEVLLAGIVIALVLRLIFILAGAALIENFSWVFYLFGAWLLWTAISQAMEGVEDPDEHHNEEYTPSGFVRLIARVIPMTDGFIGGKVLHRHGGKTYITPMLLCIIAIGTADVMFAVDSIPAIYSLTKEPYLVFAANAFSLLGLRQLYFLIDGLLDRLIYLHYGLAAILGFIGFKLVNHALHTNELPFINGGHPWEVIPEPSIGFSLGFIVVVILITVIASILASKRQKKASENPDDTANGQASEARDSRLA; encoded by the coding sequence ATGGATGTCCATGCGCTTGGATGGATTGGCCTTGCAGCGATCATCTTGACGATGATCACCGTCGACATTGTGGGGCATGTGAAAACCCCGCATGAACCGACAATGAAGGAAGCGGCGTGGTGGTCGGTCGGCTACATCGCGATGGCCGTTGTCTTCGGCGGTATTGTGTGGGCGATCTGGGGTGGCACCTACGGTCAGGAATACTTCGCCGGTTACATCACGGAGAAGGCACTGTCGATCGACAACCTCTTTGTCTTCGTCATCATGATGTCATCGTTTAGGGTCCCTCGGAAATATCAGCAGGAAGTACTGCTCGCGGGAATTGTCATCGCCCTCGTCCTGCGTCTGATCTTCATTCTCGCCGGCGCTGCTCTCATTGAGAACTTCTCCTGGGTGTTCTATCTCTTCGGAGCATGGTTGCTGTGGACAGCGATCTCTCAGGCGATGGAAGGGGTTGAGGATCCCGATGAGCATCACAACGAGGAATACACACCCAGTGGCTTCGTTCGCCTCATTGCCCGTGTCATTCCTATGACCGACGGCTTCATCGGCGGCAAAGTTCTCCACCGTCACGGAGGCAAAACGTATATCACGCCCATGCTGCTGTGCATCATTGCGATCGGCACCGCCGATGTCATGTTCGCCGTTGATTCAATTCCCGCGATCTACTCGTTGACGAAGGAACCCTACCTGGTGTTCGCAGCGAACGCTTTTTCCTTGCTTGGTCTTCGACAGCTGTACTTCCTCATTGACGGCCTCCTTGATCGCCTGATCTACCTGCACTACGGTCTAGCCGCGATCCTCGGATTCATCGGATTCAAGCTGGTCAATCATGCGCTTCACACGAACGAACTGCCGTTCATTAACGGCGGTCACCCGTGGGAAGTCATTCCGGAACCGTCAATTGGGTTCTCGCTCGGCTTCATCGTCGTCGTCATTCTCATCACCGTTATTGCGTCGATTCTGGCATCGAAACGACAGAAGAAAGCGAGCGAGAATCCCGACGACACCGCCAATGGTCAGGCATCCGAGGCTCGGGATTCACGCCTGGCATAG
- the rpsA gene encoding 30S ribosomal protein S1 yields MTSNTPQVAVNDIGTEEDLLAAIDETIKYFNDGDIVEGTVVKVDHDEVLLDIGYKTEGVILSRELSIKHDVNPDDVVAVGDKIEALVLQKEDKEGRLLLSKKRAQYERAWGQIEKVKDEEGVVTGTVIEVVKGGLILDIGLRGFLPASLVEMRRVRDLQPYIGRELEAKIIELDKNRNNVVLSRRAWLEQTQSEVRTNFLHTLQKGQVRTGNVSSIVNFGAFVDLGGVDGLVHVSELSWKHIDHPSEVVEVGQEVTVEVLDVDMDRERVSLSLKATQEDPWQTFARTHAIGQVVPGKVTKLVPFGAFVRVEDGIEGLVHISELAQRHVELPEQVVKVGDDAFVKVIDIDLERRRISLSLKQANEGVDPTSDEFDPSLYGMAAEYDEDGNYKYPEGFDPETQEWMEGYEAQREAWEAQYAEAQQRWEAHKAQVIKAQEEDVEEAPSIEEQASYSSPVENEGTLASDEALAALREKLTNN; encoded by the coding sequence ATGACCAGCAACACGCCGCAGGTCGCGGTCAACGACATCGGTACCGAAGAAGACCTGCTCGCCGCCATCGACGAGACCATTAAGTACTTCAACGATGGCGACATCGTCGAGGGCACTGTCGTCAAGGTTGACCACGATGAGGTCCTCCTCGACATTGGCTACAAGACTGAGGGTGTCATCCTCTCTCGCGAGCTTTCCATCAAGCATGACGTCAACCCTGATGACGTCGTCGCCGTGGGCGACAAGATCGAAGCGCTTGTCCTTCAGAAAGAAGACAAGGAAGGTCGCCTGCTCCTGTCCAAGAAACGCGCACAGTACGAGCGTGCTTGGGGCCAGATCGAGAAGGTCAAGGACGAAGAAGGCGTTGTTACCGGTACGGTTATCGAGGTCGTCAAGGGCGGCCTGATCCTCGACATCGGTCTGCGTGGCTTCCTCCCCGCGTCCCTCGTGGAGATGCGTCGCGTTCGTGACCTCCAGCCCTACATCGGCCGTGAACTCGAAGCGAAGATCATTGAACTGGACAAGAACCGCAATAACGTTGTTCTGTCCCGTCGCGCGTGGCTTGAGCAGACTCAGTCTGAGGTTCGCACGAACTTCCTCCACACCCTCCAGAAGGGCCAGGTCCGCACAGGTAACGTCTCGTCGATCGTTAACTTCGGTGCGTTCGTTGACCTCGGTGGTGTTGACGGCCTCGTCCACGTGTCCGAGTTGTCTTGGAAGCACATCGATCACCCCTCAGAGGTTGTCGAGGTTGGCCAGGAAGTCACCGTCGAGGTTCTCGACGTCGACATGGATCGCGAGCGCGTCTCCCTGTCGCTCAAGGCAACCCAGGAAGATCCGTGGCAGACCTTCGCGCGTACTCACGCCATCGGTCAGGTTGTGCCCGGCAAGGTCACGAAGCTTGTTCCTTTCGGTGCGTTCGTGCGCGTCGAAGACGGCATCGAGGGTCTTGTTCACATCTCCGAGCTGGCTCAGCGCCACGTCGAGCTGCCTGAGCAGGTCGTCAAAGTTGGCGATGACGCTTTCGTCAAGGTCATCGACATCGACCTTGAGCGTCGTCGCATCTCCCTGTCGCTCAAGCAGGCGAACGAGGGCGTCGATCCGACATCCGATGAATTCGATCCTTCGCTCTACGGCATGGCCGCTGAGTACGACGAGGACGGCAACTACAAGTACCCCGAAGGCTTTGATCCGGAAACCCAGGAATGGATGGAAGGCTACGAGGCTCAGCGCGAGGCTTGGGAAGCACAGTACGCCGAAGCTCAGCAGCGCTGGGAGGCCCACAAGGCCCAGGTCATCAAGGCCCAGGAAGAGGATGTCGAGGAAGCTCCTTCAATCGAGGAGCAGGCATCGTACTCATCCCCGGTTGAAAACGAAGGCACTCTTGCCTCCGATGAGGCACTTGCCGCACTTCGTGAGAAGCTGACGAACAACTGA
- a CDS encoding alpha-glucosidase, with translation MSQLEWWKHSTVYQVYPRSFQDSNGDGIGDIPGVTQRVPYLHSLGVDIVWLSPVYRSPMVDNGYDISDYDDIDPLFGCLADLDELITTLHDHGMKLVMDLVVNHTSDQHPWFRESRDPHSPKHDWYFWRDPRPGVVADENADPLLPRGDEPSEWSAVFSGPAWTWDREVGQYYLHFFTREQPDLNWDNPEVREAIYQMMRRWLDRGVDGFRMDVISMISKPEDLYTDDPHGISASTFGPHFHDYLQEMRREVFDRYPDRQFFTVGETAGATPEIASLISDPQRRELDMIFQFEHMLLDATNGDKFHPRPLALVDMKANLARWSAGLHGRGWNSLYLSNHDQPRPASRYGDPVRYRHRSATAWSGMLHAHPGTPFVYQGEELGMGNYPWTSLDEFNDVEVFNTWRSRVIDRGEDPDVVFDALRYITRDNARTPMQWDATANAGFTQGTPWLAVNPDHVDVNAYAQVGVEGSTFEFFRQMISLRHRLDVLVTGSFELLEPDDPTLWWIRRTSPASTLEALANMSGTERSVEIPNGTVVLSNVPERERAPHVLAPWEIRWIIR, from the coding sequence ATGTCACAGTTGGAATGGTGGAAACACTCAACCGTTTACCAGGTCTACCCCCGGTCCTTCCAGGACTCAAACGGCGACGGTATCGGCGATATTCCCGGTGTCACGCAACGCGTCCCCTACTTGCATTCCCTCGGAGTCGATATTGTCTGGCTGTCACCGGTTTACCGATCTCCGATGGTGGACAATGGCTACGACATCAGCGATTACGACGATATCGACCCGCTGTTCGGTTGTCTCGCAGATCTCGATGAGTTGATCACAACGCTGCATGATCACGGGATGAAACTTGTCATGGACCTCGTGGTCAACCACACCTCAGACCAGCATCCGTGGTTTCGTGAGTCTCGCGATCCTCACAGTCCCAAGCACGACTGGTATTTCTGGCGCGATCCTCGTCCCGGAGTTGTTGCAGATGAGAACGCGGATCCTCTCCTACCCCGAGGAGACGAACCCAGTGAGTGGTCAGCTGTTTTCTCCGGTCCGGCCTGGACGTGGGACCGCGAAGTCGGGCAGTATTACCTTCATTTCTTCACGCGTGAACAACCGGACCTCAACTGGGATAACCCCGAGGTTCGCGAGGCGATCTACCAGATGATGCGCCGTTGGCTTGACCGGGGTGTCGACGGCTTCCGCATGGATGTCATCTCGATGATCTCCAAGCCCGAGGACCTCTACACCGACGATCCACACGGCATTTCCGCGTCAACTTTTGGACCGCATTTTCACGACTACCTCCAGGAAATGCGTCGTGAAGTTTTCGATAGATATCCCGATCGGCAGTTCTTTACCGTTGGTGAAACAGCCGGAGCAACCCCTGAAATCGCCAGCCTGATCTCAGATCCTCAGCGTCGCGAACTCGACATGATCTTTCAGTTCGAGCACATGCTTTTGGATGCAACAAACGGCGATAAGTTTCATCCTCGCCCGCTCGCCCTCGTCGACATGAAAGCAAACCTTGCGCGCTGGTCGGCGGGACTTCACGGACGCGGCTGGAACTCCCTCTACCTCTCCAACCACGATCAACCTCGCCCTGCGAGCCGCTACGGCGACCCCGTCCGCTATCGTCACCGCAGCGCAACAGCGTGGTCGGGGATGCTCCACGCCCACCCGGGAACTCCCTTCGTTTATCAAGGTGAAGAACTGGGCATGGGGAACTATCCGTGGACCAGTCTCGATGAGTTCAACGACGTCGAAGTTTTCAACACGTGGCGAAGCCGAGTCATTGATCGGGGTGAAGATCCCGATGTCGTTTTCGACGCTCTTCGGTATATCACCCGTGATAACGCGCGCACACCAATGCAGTGGGATGCCACCGCTAACGCAGGTTTTACTCAAGGGACGCCGTGGCTTGCCGTCAACCCGGATCATGTGGACGTCAACGCTTACGCCCAGGTCGGAGTTGAGGGATCGACCTTTGAGTTCTTCCGTCAGATGATTTCTCTGCGCCACCGCCTTGACGTACTGGTCACGGGTTCTTTCGAGCTTCTTGAACCGGATGATCCTACGCTGTGGTGGATTCGCCGGACGTCGCCAGCGTCAACCCTTGAAGCACTGGCCAATATGTCGGGAACCGAGCGATCCGTTGAGATTCCCAACGGCACCGTTGTCCTATCGAATGTGCCCGAAAGGGAACGTGCGCCCCACGTCCTCGCCCCCTGGGAGATCCGCTGGATCATCCGTTAA
- the brnQ gene encoding branched-chain amino acid transport system II carrier protein produces MLLIATSLMLFSMFFGAGNLIFPPMVGALAGTHFIPAMTGMLVGSVVLPVIAIIAVASSGTDVRDLASRGGRIFGVVFSVLVYLAIGAFYALPRTGAVSFATAIVPVTGWNSPLASAIFNAIFFGVALFLSWNPRQIVTSLGKFLTPALLTLLVVLVTLVLIKLPYSPGAPMGDYISTPLTAGLKTGYMTMDAIAALAFGIIVVTSLNKTGGAIGAKTLHRTALAALISGVLLAIVYVGLGIIGNIMPNASSDPDGAHLLSQAAHMTMGPIGQIVFGLIVLTACLTTAVGLLASTSEFFERLVPRTTYKFWLLLFTAFSFALASAGLDSVLRIAEPIITFLYSIAITIIIVTLVTYPLRLISPLTWTFRLSAWVAAGWSALTTAAALGFGTDIINAAIGWMPGQTQDFGWAIPTGIAFLIGLGADMSLRKR; encoded by the coding sequence ATGCTCCTCATCGCAACGTCGCTCATGCTTTTCTCCATGTTCTTCGGCGCGGGGAACCTGATCTTCCCACCGATGGTCGGCGCTTTAGCAGGAACACACTTCATCCCCGCAATGACCGGCATGCTCGTCGGTTCCGTGGTCTTGCCCGTCATCGCAATCATCGCCGTGGCATCCAGTGGCACAGACGTCCGCGATCTTGCCAGCAGAGGGGGACGAATCTTCGGAGTGGTCTTCTCCGTCCTCGTGTACTTGGCAATCGGCGCGTTCTACGCCCTCCCCCGAACGGGAGCCGTGAGTTTCGCAACGGCAATTGTGCCCGTCACCGGATGGAATTCACCCCTTGCTTCGGCAATCTTCAACGCCATTTTCTTCGGCGTCGCATTATTCCTCTCATGGAATCCCCGACAGATCGTCACGAGCCTCGGGAAGTTCCTCACTCCTGCTCTCCTGACGCTTCTCGTTGTTCTCGTCACCCTCGTCCTCATCAAGCTCCCGTACTCCCCTGGCGCGCCGATGGGCGACTACATTTCAACACCGCTGACCGCAGGCCTGAAAACCGGCTACATGACGATGGATGCGATTGCCGCTCTCGCTTTCGGCATCATCGTTGTCACCTCATTGAACAAGACCGGCGGTGCCATCGGAGCTAAAACATTGCACCGCACAGCCTTGGCTGCCCTGATCTCAGGCGTCCTCCTCGCCATCGTGTACGTCGGGCTCGGGATCATCGGGAACATCATGCCCAACGCTTCCTCCGACCCCGACGGAGCACACCTGCTGTCACAGGCAGCCCATATGACAATGGGGCCCATCGGCCAGATCGTTTTCGGACTGATTGTTCTCACCGCCTGCTTAACCACAGCAGTTGGCTTGCTCGCCTCAACGAGCGAATTCTTTGAGCGCCTGGTTCCTCGGACAACCTACAAATTCTGGCTTCTGCTCTTCACCGCGTTTTCCTTTGCCTTGGCCTCCGCTGGCCTTGACTCAGTGCTCCGCATCGCCGAGCCGATCATTACGTTCCTCTATTCCATTGCCATCACCATCATCATCGTCACGCTGGTGACCTACCCTCTGCGGCTGATTTCTCCACTGACGTGGACCTTCCGCCTGAGCGCGTGGGTAGCTGCCGGGTGGTCGGCATTAACGACCGCCGCCGCCCTCGGTTTCGGTACCGACATCATCAACGCGGCAATCGGATGGATGCCCGGACAGACTCAAGATTTCGGCTGGGCCATTCCCACGGGAATTGCTTTCCTCATTGGGCTCGGCGCGGACATGTCGCTGCGCAAACGCTGA